A window from Drosophila yakuba strain Tai18E2 chromosome 3L, Prin_Dyak_Tai18E2_2.1, whole genome shotgun sequence encodes these proteins:
- the LOC6532220 gene encoding uncharacterized protein LOC6532220 isoform X3: MKMSTTGADSGRASATELEESAVVTMQPREATIPTTLTTLTTSPPLVSSEDVFANRVSHTTWYLPVEDSSSSSPPASGANEALDATPDAEPQEGDAAGDSSTSTSDEIPKRGSNEMGTASDCAASLSQQIKAVSSPTLSEPCSEEQPQKAVESTEVASAGSSGGSGGLGVLQKFKRTLNNFNSKNQMHISPLSPAAVGSNHPKAKTSPTTPTVSIAPSATTTTAGDPGSEGGDTSSGKYRFGPLIWRTSKERRKTKYNRRDKCNSGDSGIQIELEQDEQYSRAMAVGRQDEPRAFVLTNGAGLSKMRAIRRTNSAKASNLLGPFIVKTKIAKHLNIGESEKAERKAPESLPTRSLSQPNGLESYGMGRPDLEDSDSDSVASNEEAVSFYPTIYAEVLYNFTAGGPQELGLERGMLIEILRKEVGPWWFGRIKKEETNLVEDILGPELGWFPKEFVRIIHCPETDNFFLAHRAAAEEAEAEEAAARAEEGSVPVPVAAFAEDTDVTVTTDQSNVTLIVIESPSTPSAPSVDFVAQPDHSTIIRRSAVRELLDTEVNYVKLLAAICDGYLPAMSKRIDIFSPNSIRLIFSNITAIYKFQRKFLEALRRGIEQNQIAKVFLKMHKGFLCYSTYCNAYPRALIELETYDRVKDARTILENCRESQNLAELPLSAHLLAPVQRICRYPLHLNEIIKSALEKGVKEENDIDGARSAAKTTDYEQLDVNELDIPDTQDTVNLALEAMRGITEAVNEGKRHSETIARHQASFQNFKGPPLHLHSARFFLQVDATRQKQNLWNSSYTLFLFDNQLVYCKRDIIKRSHFIYKGRIFLDRCRVVNVRDGKMFGHTIKNSLRIYSESRDKWYDFSFRSANRKHRFLSTLALERQFGGKALYVSEMTGFEYNYEERPGDYSDQSDYDAQDFELPTVVTSGESSLPESPAKSTSRLCETLPKKSQSRDGISSAESSQIVSTTSTGSLGRRHFGNWFRKPKSANCTPSQSPTHKPSFDADATLTEARVAAMELAEAAAALVPTDSSSA, from the exons ATGAAAATGTCTACAACGGGCGCGGATAGTGGGCGTGCCTCGGCCACCGAGCTCGAGGAGTCCGCCGTCGTGACGATGCAGCCCAGAGAAGCCACCATCCCCACCACACTGACCACACTTACCACTTCCCCGCCTCTCGTCAGCAGCGAGGATGTTTTCGCCAATCGCGTCTCCCACACCACGTGGTACTTGCCCGTGGAGGATTCGTCCTCGTCCTCTCCGCCCGCATCCGGCGCCAACGAAGCGCTTGACGCGACGCCTGACGCGGAGCCCCAGGAAGGGGATGCGGCTGGCGACTCGTCCACCAGCACCAGTGACGA AATCCCAAAACGTGGAAGCAATGAAATGGGGACAGCCAGTGACTGTGCTGCGAGTTTG TCGCAGCAGATAAAGGCGGTCTCCAGTCCCACGCTGTCCGAGCCGTGCTCAGAGGAGCAGCCCCAGAAAGCAGTTGAAAGTACGGAAGTGGCTAGCGCAGGCAGCAGCGGCGGAAGTGGAGGCCTGGGCGTATTGCAGAAATTCAAGCGCACCTTGAACAACTTTAACAGCAAAAATCAGATGCACATCTCTCCGTTGTCGCCAGCGGCAGTAGGAAGCAATCACCCAAAGGCCAAGACATCGCCAACGACACCGACCGTAAGCATAGCACCTTCGGCCACGACGACCACAGCTGGCGATCCTGGATCAGAGGGCGGTGACACGAGCTCTGGTAAATACCGGTTTGGGCCCCTCATTTGGCGCACCTCCAAAGAACGCCGTAAGACGAAGTACAACCGACGCGACAAGTGCAATTCTGGTGACTCGGGCATTCAGATCGAGCTGGAACAGGATGAGCAGTACTCCCGAGCGATGGCTGTGGGCCGCCAGGATGAACCCCGCGCTTTTGTCCTAACCAATGGTGCTGGGCTCTCCAAAATGCGAGCCATACGTCGCACCAACTCGGCAAAGGCGAGCAACCTCCTCGGTCCCTTCATTGTTAAAACCAAAATAGCCAAGCATTTAAACATTGGAGAGTCAGAAAAAGCTGAGCGCAAGGCGCCCGAGTCTCTGCCCACGCGATCGCTCAGTCAACCGAACGGCCTGGAGTCCTACGGCATGGGTCGTCCCGATCTGGAggacagcgacagcgacagtGTCGCGTCGAACGAGGAAG CTGTGAGCTTCTACCCAACCATCTATGCGGAGGTACTCTACAACTTCACGGCGGGCGGTCCTCAAGAACTGGGGCTGGAGCGCGGAATGCTTATAGAGATATTGCGCAAGGAGGTTGGACCCTGGTGGTTCGGCCGCATCAAGAAGGAGGAAACCAATCTCGTGGAAGACATATTGGGTCCTGAGCTGGGCTGGTTCCCCAAGGAGTTTGTGCGCATCATACACTGCCCAGAGACAGACAATTTCTTTTTGGCGCACAGGGCTGCTGCTGAAGAGGCGGAGGCTGAGGAAGCGGCAGCTCGTGCAGAGGAAGGATCGGTTCCTGTTCCCGTTGCGGCATTTGCCGAGGACACAGATGTTACCGTGACCACAGACCAAAGCAACGTGACCCTCATTGTCATTGAATCACCATCAACTCCGAGTGCACCCAGTGTGGACTTCGTTGCCCAACCGGATCACAGCACGATCATACGCCGCAGTGCCGTTCGCGAACTGCTTGATACGGAGGTCAATTATGTAAAACTGCTGGCAGCCATTTGTGATGG GTACCTGCCAGCCATGAGCAAGCGCATCGATATATTTTCACCAAATAGTATTCGGCTAATCTTTTCCAACATAACGGCCATTTACAAGTTTCAGCGAAAGTTTCTTGAAGCCTTGCGACGAGGAATCGAGCAAAACCAGATTGCCAAAGTTTTTCTCAAAATG CACAAAGGTTTCCTATGCTACTCCACCTACTGCAACGCATACCCTCGAGCCCTAATAGAACTTGAGACCTACGATCGCGTAAAAGACGCCCGTACAATTCTTGAGAA CTGCCGCGAATCCCAAAACCTGGCCGAGCTTCCCCTCTCTGCTCACCTGCTGGCACCGGTGCAACGAATCTGCCGCTATCCCCTGCACCTCAACGAGATTATCAAGTCGGCATTGGAAAAGGGAGTTAAGGAAGAAAATGATATAGACGGCGCGAGGTCAGCTGCCAAGACAACTGACTATGAGCAACTCGATGTCAATGAACTGGACATACCCGACACTCAAGACACTGTCAATTTGGCGCTGGAAGCGATGCGCGGCATCACGGAAGCAGTCAATGAGGGCAAGCGCCACAGCGAAACAATTGCCAGACATCAAGCCAGCTTCCAAAACTTTAAGGGACCCCCGCTGCACTTGCACAGTGCTCGTTTCTTCCTGCAAGTCGATGCCACGCGACAGAAACAGAATCTGTGGAACAGCAGCTACACTCTGTTCCTTTTTGATAACCAGCTGGTGTACTGCAAACGAGATATTATTAAGCGGAGCCACTTCATCTACAAAGGACGCATTTTTCTGGATCGCTGTCGCGTGGTAAACGTGAGGGACGGAAAAATGTTTGGGCATACCATCAAGAACTCCCTACGCATCTATAGCGAGTCTCGGGACAAATGGTACGACTTTAGCTTCCGTTCGGCGAACCGCAAGCATCGCTTCCTAAGCACTCTCGCCCTGGAGCGCCAATTTGGTGGTAAGGCTCTGTATGTATCAGAGATGACTGGATTCGAGTACAATTACGAGGAGCGACCGGGCGATTACTCAGACCAATCAGATTACGATGCACAAGATTTTGAACTACCAACAGTAGTCACCAGTGGTGAGAGCTCACTTCCGGAGTCGCCGGCCAAGTCTACGTCTCGCCTGTGTGAGACATTGCCAAAAAAATCGCAGTCCAGGGACGGAATATCCAGCGCTGAAAGCTCTCAAATAGTCTCCACCACATCTACAGGTTCGCTAGGAAGGCGACATTTTGGCAACTGGTTCCGCAAGCCCAAGAGCGCCAACTGCACTCCAAGTCAGTCCCCGACGCATAAGCCGAGCTTCGACGCAGACGCCACGCTTACGGAAGCCCGGGTTGCTGCCATGGAACTGGCTgaagcagcagctgcgctGGTGCCAACGGACAGCTCCTCTGCGTAA
- the LOC6532220 gene encoding uncharacterized protein LOC6532220 isoform X4 — MVTYHFRSSLTQFSVPQLEAPSATTAKCSKARKEANKSNMNRNSPSKSMSVKSSQLYRRIAPRNRSMPGMRDQRNMTLQRIPKRGSNEMGTASDCAASLSQQIKAVSSPTLSEPCSEEQPQKAVESTEVASAGSSGGSGGLGVLQKFKRTLNNFNSKNQMHISPLSPAAVGSNHPKAKTSPTTPTVSIAPSATTTTAGDPGSEGGDTSSGKYRFGPLIWRTSKERRKTKYNRRDKCNSGDSGIQIELEQDEQYSRAMAVGRQDEPRAFVLTNGAGLSKMRAIRRTNSAKASNLLGPFIVKTKIAKHLNIGESEKAERKAPESLPTRSLSQPNGLESYGMGRPDLEDSDSDSVASNEEAVSFYPTIYAEVLYNFTAGGPQELGLERGMLIEILRKEVGPWWFGRIKKEETNLVEDILGPELGWFPKEFVRIIHCPETDNFFLAHRAAAEEAEAEEAAARAEEGSVPVPVAAFAEDTDVTVTTDQSNVTLIVIESPSTPSAPSVDFVAQPDHSTIIRRSAVRELLDTEVNYVKLLAAICDGYLPAMSKRIDIFSPNSIRLIFSNITAIYKFQRKFLEALRRGIEQNQIAKVFLKMHKGFLCYSTYCNAYPRALIELETYDRVKDARTILENCRESQNLAELPLSAHLLAPVQRICRYPLHLNEIIKSALEKGVKEENDIDGARSAAKTTDYEQLDVNELDIPDTQDTVNLALEAMRGITEAVNEGKRHSETIARHQASFQNFKGPPLHLHSARFFLQVDATRQKQNLWNSSYTLFLFDNQLVYCKRDIIKRSHFIYKGRIFLDRCRVVNVRDGKMFGHTIKNSLRIYSESRDKWYDFSFRSANRKHRFLSTLALERQFGGKALYVSEMTGFEYNYEERPGDYSDQSDYDAQDFELPTVVTSGESSLPESPAKSTSRLCETLPKKSQSRDGISSAESSQIVSTTSTGSLGRRHFGNWFRKPKSANCTPSQSPTHKPSFDADATLTEARVAAMELAEAAAALVPTDSSSA, encoded by the exons ATGGTTACATATCACTTTCGGTCAAGCCTAACTCAGTTTAGTGTGCCACAGCTCGAAGCGCCAAGTGCCACAACTGCAAAGTGCAGCAAAGCGCGAAAGGAAGCCAACAAGTCGAATATGAACAGAAACAGTCCGAGTAAAAGTATGAGTGTGAAATCATCACAACTATATAGGCGCATTGCTCCAAGAAACCGATCCATGCCTGGCATGAGGGATCAGCGAAACATGACCTTGCAACG AATCCCAAAACGTGGAAGCAATGAAATGGGGACAGCCAGTGACTGTGCTGCGAGTTTG TCGCAGCAGATAAAGGCGGTCTCCAGTCCCACGCTGTCCGAGCCGTGCTCAGAGGAGCAGCCCCAGAAAGCAGTTGAAAGTACGGAAGTGGCTAGCGCAGGCAGCAGCGGCGGAAGTGGAGGCCTGGGCGTATTGCAGAAATTCAAGCGCACCTTGAACAACTTTAACAGCAAAAATCAGATGCACATCTCTCCGTTGTCGCCAGCGGCAGTAGGAAGCAATCACCCAAAGGCCAAGACATCGCCAACGACACCGACCGTAAGCATAGCACCTTCGGCCACGACGACCACAGCTGGCGATCCTGGATCAGAGGGCGGTGACACGAGCTCTGGTAAATACCGGTTTGGGCCCCTCATTTGGCGCACCTCCAAAGAACGCCGTAAGACGAAGTACAACCGACGCGACAAGTGCAATTCTGGTGACTCGGGCATTCAGATCGAGCTGGAACAGGATGAGCAGTACTCCCGAGCGATGGCTGTGGGCCGCCAGGATGAACCCCGCGCTTTTGTCCTAACCAATGGTGCTGGGCTCTCCAAAATGCGAGCCATACGTCGCACCAACTCGGCAAAGGCGAGCAACCTCCTCGGTCCCTTCATTGTTAAAACCAAAATAGCCAAGCATTTAAACATTGGAGAGTCAGAAAAAGCTGAGCGCAAGGCGCCCGAGTCTCTGCCCACGCGATCGCTCAGTCAACCGAACGGCCTGGAGTCCTACGGCATGGGTCGTCCCGATCTGGAggacagcgacagcgacagtGTCGCGTCGAACGAGGAAG CTGTGAGCTTCTACCCAACCATCTATGCGGAGGTACTCTACAACTTCACGGCGGGCGGTCCTCAAGAACTGGGGCTGGAGCGCGGAATGCTTATAGAGATATTGCGCAAGGAGGTTGGACCCTGGTGGTTCGGCCGCATCAAGAAGGAGGAAACCAATCTCGTGGAAGACATATTGGGTCCTGAGCTGGGCTGGTTCCCCAAGGAGTTTGTGCGCATCATACACTGCCCAGAGACAGACAATTTCTTTTTGGCGCACAGGGCTGCTGCTGAAGAGGCGGAGGCTGAGGAAGCGGCAGCTCGTGCAGAGGAAGGATCGGTTCCTGTTCCCGTTGCGGCATTTGCCGAGGACACAGATGTTACCGTGACCACAGACCAAAGCAACGTGACCCTCATTGTCATTGAATCACCATCAACTCCGAGTGCACCCAGTGTGGACTTCGTTGCCCAACCGGATCACAGCACGATCATACGCCGCAGTGCCGTTCGCGAACTGCTTGATACGGAGGTCAATTATGTAAAACTGCTGGCAGCCATTTGTGATGG GTACCTGCCAGCCATGAGCAAGCGCATCGATATATTTTCACCAAATAGTATTCGGCTAATCTTTTCCAACATAACGGCCATTTACAAGTTTCAGCGAAAGTTTCTTGAAGCCTTGCGACGAGGAATCGAGCAAAACCAGATTGCCAAAGTTTTTCTCAAAATG CACAAAGGTTTCCTATGCTACTCCACCTACTGCAACGCATACCCTCGAGCCCTAATAGAACTTGAGACCTACGATCGCGTAAAAGACGCCCGTACAATTCTTGAGAA CTGCCGCGAATCCCAAAACCTGGCCGAGCTTCCCCTCTCTGCTCACCTGCTGGCACCGGTGCAACGAATCTGCCGCTATCCCCTGCACCTCAACGAGATTATCAAGTCGGCATTGGAAAAGGGAGTTAAGGAAGAAAATGATATAGACGGCGCGAGGTCAGCTGCCAAGACAACTGACTATGAGCAACTCGATGTCAATGAACTGGACATACCCGACACTCAAGACACTGTCAATTTGGCGCTGGAAGCGATGCGCGGCATCACGGAAGCAGTCAATGAGGGCAAGCGCCACAGCGAAACAATTGCCAGACATCAAGCCAGCTTCCAAAACTTTAAGGGACCCCCGCTGCACTTGCACAGTGCTCGTTTCTTCCTGCAAGTCGATGCCACGCGACAGAAACAGAATCTGTGGAACAGCAGCTACACTCTGTTCCTTTTTGATAACCAGCTGGTGTACTGCAAACGAGATATTATTAAGCGGAGCCACTTCATCTACAAAGGACGCATTTTTCTGGATCGCTGTCGCGTGGTAAACGTGAGGGACGGAAAAATGTTTGGGCATACCATCAAGAACTCCCTACGCATCTATAGCGAGTCTCGGGACAAATGGTACGACTTTAGCTTCCGTTCGGCGAACCGCAAGCATCGCTTCCTAAGCACTCTCGCCCTGGAGCGCCAATTTGGTGGTAAGGCTCTGTATGTATCAGAGATGACTGGATTCGAGTACAATTACGAGGAGCGACCGGGCGATTACTCAGACCAATCAGATTACGATGCACAAGATTTTGAACTACCAACAGTAGTCACCAGTGGTGAGAGCTCACTTCCGGAGTCGCCGGCCAAGTCTACGTCTCGCCTGTGTGAGACATTGCCAAAAAAATCGCAGTCCAGGGACGGAATATCCAGCGCTGAAAGCTCTCAAATAGTCTCCACCACATCTACAGGTTCGCTAGGAAGGCGACATTTTGGCAACTGGTTCCGCAAGCCCAAGAGCGCCAACTGCACTCCAAGTCAGTCCCCGACGCATAAGCCGAGCTTCGACGCAGACGCCACGCTTACGGAAGCCCGGGTTGCTGCCATGGAACTGGCTgaagcagcagctgcgctGGTGCCAACGGACAGCTCCTCTGCGTAA
- the LOC6532220 gene encoding uncharacterized protein LOC6532220 isoform X2 produces MKKLIIPTLMDTYGLIKFWDFDSGAPAGASLSTRGRVDLSVPEGNIMPGEGYKWKSRLFQSQQIKAVSSPTLSEPCSEEQPQKAVESTEVASAGSSGGSGGLGVLQKFKRTLNNFNSKNQMHISPLSPAAVGSNHPKAKTSPTTPTVSIAPSATTTTAGDPGSEGGDTSSGKYRFGPLIWRTSKERRKTKYNRRDKCNSGDSGIQIELEQDEQYSRAMAVGRQDEPRAFVLTNGAGLSKMRAIRRTNSAKASNLLGPFIVKTKIAKHLNIGESEKAERKAPESLPTRSLSQPNGLESYGMGRPDLEDSDSDSVASNEEAVSFYPTIYAEVLYNFTAGGPQELGLERGMLIEILRKEVGPWWFGRIKKEETNLVEDILGPELGWFPKEFVRIIHCPETDNFFLAHRAAAEEAEAEEAAARAEEGSVPVPVAAFAEDTDVTVTTDQSNVTLIVIESPSTPSAPSVDFVAQPDHSTIIRRSAVRELLDTEVNYVKLLAAICDGYLPAMSKRIDIFSPNSIRLIFSNITAIYKFQRKFLEALRRGIEQNQIAKVFLKMHKGFLCYSTYCNAYPRALIELETYDRVKDARTILENCRESQNLAELPLSAHLLAPVQRICRYPLHLNEIIKSALEKGVKEENDIDGARSAAKTTDYEQLDVNELDIPDTQDTVNLALEAMRGITEAVNEGKRHSETIARHQASFQNFKGPPLHLHSARFFLQVDATRQKQNLWNSSYTLFLFDNQLVYCKRDIIKRSHFIYKGRIFLDRCRVVNVRDGKMFGHTIKNSLRIYSESRDKWYDFSFRSANRKHRFLSTLALERQFGGKALYVSEMTGFEYNYEERPGDYSDQSDYDAQDFELPTVVTSGESSLPESPAKSTSRLCETLPKKSQSRDGISSAESSQIVSTTSTGSLGRRHFGNWFRKPKSANCTPSQSPTHKPSFDADATLTEARVAAMELAEAAAALVPTDSSSA; encoded by the exons ATGAAGAAGCTGATAATACCCACGCTCATGGACACCTATGGGCTGATCAAGTTCTGGGACTTCGACTCGGGCGCCCCTGCAGGTGCATCGCTGTCCACCAGAGGGAGAGTGGATCTCAGCGTGCCCGAGGGCAACATCATGCCTGGCGAGGGCTACAAATGGAAGTCTCGTCTGTTTCAG TCGCAGCAGATAAAGGCGGTCTCCAGTCCCACGCTGTCCGAGCCGTGCTCAGAGGAGCAGCCCCAGAAAGCAGTTGAAAGTACGGAAGTGGCTAGCGCAGGCAGCAGCGGCGGAAGTGGAGGCCTGGGCGTATTGCAGAAATTCAAGCGCACCTTGAACAACTTTAACAGCAAAAATCAGATGCACATCTCTCCGTTGTCGCCAGCGGCAGTAGGAAGCAATCACCCAAAGGCCAAGACATCGCCAACGACACCGACCGTAAGCATAGCACCTTCGGCCACGACGACCACAGCTGGCGATCCTGGATCAGAGGGCGGTGACACGAGCTCTGGTAAATACCGGTTTGGGCCCCTCATTTGGCGCACCTCCAAAGAACGCCGTAAGACGAAGTACAACCGACGCGACAAGTGCAATTCTGGTGACTCGGGCATTCAGATCGAGCTGGAACAGGATGAGCAGTACTCCCGAGCGATGGCTGTGGGCCGCCAGGATGAACCCCGCGCTTTTGTCCTAACCAATGGTGCTGGGCTCTCCAAAATGCGAGCCATACGTCGCACCAACTCGGCAAAGGCGAGCAACCTCCTCGGTCCCTTCATTGTTAAAACCAAAATAGCCAAGCATTTAAACATTGGAGAGTCAGAAAAAGCTGAGCGCAAGGCGCCCGAGTCTCTGCCCACGCGATCGCTCAGTCAACCGAACGGCCTGGAGTCCTACGGCATGGGTCGTCCCGATCTGGAggacagcgacagcgacagtGTCGCGTCGAACGAGGAAG CTGTGAGCTTCTACCCAACCATCTATGCGGAGGTACTCTACAACTTCACGGCGGGCGGTCCTCAAGAACTGGGGCTGGAGCGCGGAATGCTTATAGAGATATTGCGCAAGGAGGTTGGACCCTGGTGGTTCGGCCGCATCAAGAAGGAGGAAACCAATCTCGTGGAAGACATATTGGGTCCTGAGCTGGGCTGGTTCCCCAAGGAGTTTGTGCGCATCATACACTGCCCAGAGACAGACAATTTCTTTTTGGCGCACAGGGCTGCTGCTGAAGAGGCGGAGGCTGAGGAAGCGGCAGCTCGTGCAGAGGAAGGATCGGTTCCTGTTCCCGTTGCGGCATTTGCCGAGGACACAGATGTTACCGTGACCACAGACCAAAGCAACGTGACCCTCATTGTCATTGAATCACCATCAACTCCGAGTGCACCCAGTGTGGACTTCGTTGCCCAACCGGATCACAGCACGATCATACGCCGCAGTGCCGTTCGCGAACTGCTTGATACGGAGGTCAATTATGTAAAACTGCTGGCAGCCATTTGTGATGG GTACCTGCCAGCCATGAGCAAGCGCATCGATATATTTTCACCAAATAGTATTCGGCTAATCTTTTCCAACATAACGGCCATTTACAAGTTTCAGCGAAAGTTTCTTGAAGCCTTGCGACGAGGAATCGAGCAAAACCAGATTGCCAAAGTTTTTCTCAAAATG CACAAAGGTTTCCTATGCTACTCCACCTACTGCAACGCATACCCTCGAGCCCTAATAGAACTTGAGACCTACGATCGCGTAAAAGACGCCCGTACAATTCTTGAGAA CTGCCGCGAATCCCAAAACCTGGCCGAGCTTCCCCTCTCTGCTCACCTGCTGGCACCGGTGCAACGAATCTGCCGCTATCCCCTGCACCTCAACGAGATTATCAAGTCGGCATTGGAAAAGGGAGTTAAGGAAGAAAATGATATAGACGGCGCGAGGTCAGCTGCCAAGACAACTGACTATGAGCAACTCGATGTCAATGAACTGGACATACCCGACACTCAAGACACTGTCAATTTGGCGCTGGAAGCGATGCGCGGCATCACGGAAGCAGTCAATGAGGGCAAGCGCCACAGCGAAACAATTGCCAGACATCAAGCCAGCTTCCAAAACTTTAAGGGACCCCCGCTGCACTTGCACAGTGCTCGTTTCTTCCTGCAAGTCGATGCCACGCGACAGAAACAGAATCTGTGGAACAGCAGCTACACTCTGTTCCTTTTTGATAACCAGCTGGTGTACTGCAAACGAGATATTATTAAGCGGAGCCACTTCATCTACAAAGGACGCATTTTTCTGGATCGCTGTCGCGTGGTAAACGTGAGGGACGGAAAAATGTTTGGGCATACCATCAAGAACTCCCTACGCATCTATAGCGAGTCTCGGGACAAATGGTACGACTTTAGCTTCCGTTCGGCGAACCGCAAGCATCGCTTCCTAAGCACTCTCGCCCTGGAGCGCCAATTTGGTGGTAAGGCTCTGTATGTATCAGAGATGACTGGATTCGAGTACAATTACGAGGAGCGACCGGGCGATTACTCAGACCAATCAGATTACGATGCACAAGATTTTGAACTACCAACAGTAGTCACCAGTGGTGAGAGCTCACTTCCGGAGTCGCCGGCCAAGTCTACGTCTCGCCTGTGTGAGACATTGCCAAAAAAATCGCAGTCCAGGGACGGAATATCCAGCGCTGAAAGCTCTCAAATAGTCTCCACCACATCTACAGGTTCGCTAGGAAGGCGACATTTTGGCAACTGGTTCCGCAAGCCCAAGAGCGCCAACTGCACTCCAAGTCAGTCCCCGACGCATAAGCCGAGCTTCGACGCAGACGCCACGCTTACGGAAGCCCGGGTTGCTGCCATGGAACTGGCTgaagcagcagctgcgctGGTGCCAACGGACAGCTCCTCTGCGTAA